The region GAGGGGCCGCCCGGTTTTAGGCCTCTGTGAGCCGGCCGCTCAGCCAGCCGCGCCGACCCGAGCCCGGCCAGCCGTCACGCCGATGGTGGCCGGGAACTCCATGGCCGCCTCGCTGCGGGCCACCGCCGTGGTGCAGGCCAGGTCCCCAGTCACGTTCATGGAGGTGCGGATCATGTCCACGACGCGGTCCACACCGATGATGATGCCGATAGCCTCCACCGGGATGCCCACCGACTGGAGCACCATGGCCAGCATGATGACACCCGCGCCGGGCACGCCGGCAGTGCCGATGGAGGCGAGGGTCGCCGCCAGCACGATGAGCGCCATCTGCGACAGGGTGAGGTCCATCCCGAGGATCTGCGCCAGGAAGACCGCGGAGACGCCCTGGTAGAGCGCGGTGCCGTCCATGTTGATGGTGGCGCCCAGCGGGAGGGTGAAGCTGCCGATCTCCCGCTTGACCCCGAAGTTGCGCTCACTGACCTCTATGGTCACGGGAAGGGTCGCGCTGCTCGATGCGGTGGTAAAGGCCAACAGCGTGGCAGGCGACGCCCTCTTGAAGAACTCCAGCGGGTTGATGCGGCCCAGCCACCCCGTGACGGAGGAGTAGGTGACGGCAGCGTGCAGGATGCAGCCCACGTAGACGATGACGATGTACTTGGCGAGCGGCAGGAGTACAGCGGCCCCCTGAACCATCACCATCCGGGCGATGAGGGCAAACACCGCGTACGGCGCGAGCTCCATCACCCACGTGATCAGCTTCATGACGGCCTCATTGCCTGCCTCGAACAGCCCCAAGAGCCCTTTGGCGCGTTCCCCCAACGCCGCCACTGCCA is a window of Bacillota bacterium DNA encoding:
- a CDS encoding dicarboxylate/amino acid:cation symporter, encoding MRLVNRILIGLILGVIVGLLLNGVAESAWVKGLDTYLLNPLGQIFLRLIKMLVAPLVLLSLIVGTAGLGNARRVGRVGVKILVIYMITTAVAVTIGLVLAWVLAPGRGYRLPSEFTYTPKPAPSVVDTLLNIIPTNPFDALTRADMLQIIAFAVLFGLAVAALGERAKGLLGLFEAGNEAVMKLITWVMELAPYAVFALIARMVMVQGAAVLLPLAKYIVIVYVGCILHAAVTYSSVTGWLGRINPLEFFKRASPATLLAFTTASSSATLPVTIEVSERNFGVKREIGSFTLPLGATINMDGTALYQGVSAVFLAQILGMDLTLSQMALIVLAATLASIGTAGVPGAGVIMLAMVLQSVGIPVEAIGIIIGVDRVVDMIRTSMNVTGDLACTTAVARSEAAMEFPATIGVTAGRARVGAAG